A stretch of Pseudomonas taetrolens DNA encodes these proteins:
- a CDS encoding 2-hydroxyacid dehydrogenase: protein MTLKKNVVLYKKLSEPLMQRLEANARVTLIERLDAEGLNQLRAALPQAHGLLGASLKLDAQFLDLAPQLEAIASVSVGVDNYDIDYLTERKILLSNTPDVLTETTADTGFALILASARRVVELANRVRNGLWQKNVGPEHFGTDVHGKTLGIIGMGRIGEALAQRGHFGFGMPVIYHSNSPKPAVEARFNAQYRSLEQLLQQADFICLTLPLTAQTEGLIGAEQFALMRPESIFINISRGKVVDEAALIQALQDGQIRGAGLDVFEREPVDPASPLLQLDNVVATPHIGSATFETREAMARCAVDNLLAALAGERPANLVNPHAIR from the coding sequence ATGACCTTGAAAAAGAATGTCGTGCTGTACAAGAAACTGTCCGAGCCATTGATGCAACGTCTTGAGGCCAATGCCCGGGTCACGCTGATCGAGCGCCTTGATGCTGAAGGCCTGAACCAGCTGCGGGCTGCCCTGCCCCAAGCCCACGGTTTGCTGGGCGCAAGCCTGAAGCTGGATGCACAGTTTCTGGACCTGGCCCCGCAGCTCGAAGCCATCGCCAGCGTGTCCGTCGGTGTCGACAACTACGACATCGACTACCTGACCGAACGAAAGATCCTCCTGAGCAACACTCCGGACGTGCTGACCGAAACCACAGCAGACACCGGTTTTGCGCTGATTCTGGCCAGCGCCCGGCGTGTAGTGGAACTGGCCAATCGGGTGCGTAACGGGCTCTGGCAAAAAAACGTCGGCCCCGAGCATTTCGGCACCGACGTGCATGGCAAGACCCTGGGCATTATCGGCATGGGCCGCATTGGCGAAGCCCTTGCACAGCGCGGACACTTTGGCTTCGGCATGCCGGTGATCTATCACAGCAACTCACCAAAACCGGCTGTTGAAGCGCGTTTCAATGCGCAGTACCGCAGCCTGGAACAACTGCTGCAGCAAGCGGATTTTATCTGCCTGACCTTGCCGCTGACGGCGCAAACGGAAGGCTTGATCGGCGCCGAACAATTTGCCCTGATGCGCCCCGAGAGCATCTTTATCAATATCTCCCGGGGCAAAGTGGTTGACGAAGCGGCGTTGATTCAGGCCTTGCAAGACGGTCAGATTCGCGGCGCAGGGCTTGATGTGTTTGAACGTGAGCCTGTGGACCCGGCATCGCCGCTGCTGCAACTGGATAACGTTGTGGCCACGCCCCACATTGGCTCGGCCACCTTTGAAACCCGTGAAGCCATGGCGCGCTGTGCCGTGGATAACCTGTTGGCCGCACTGGCGGGTGAACGCCCGGCCAACCTGGTTAACCCGCACGCTATCCGTTAA
- a CDS encoding polyamine ABC transporter substrate-binding protein produces MIRMALLPLMLAGTLCQAGETVKIYNWSSYIAPDTLKNFQRDTGVASSYDVYDSNETLDGKLMTGNSGYDVVFPSNHFMARQIQGGALKKLDKSQLPNWKNLNPVLLKALEVNDPGNQHGFPYLWGSTGIGYNIDKVRAVLGEDAPLDSWDLIFKPQYMEKLAKCGVAILDNGPELLPVALNYLGLPHHSKDPEDYKKAEALLLKVRPYINYFHSSKYTGDLANGNICVAVGFSGDILQADSRAKEAKNGINIGYSVPKEGSPIWFDMVAMPVDAPDEKAAYSYMNYLLRPEAMAEITNYVHYANGNQQADALVNPQIKADTKVYPTPAMMDTLFALQAMPLKVDRVRTRVWTRIKAGG; encoded by the coding sequence ATGATCCGCATGGCCCTGTTGCCCCTCATGCTTGCCGGTACGCTGTGTCAGGCTGGCGAGACAGTGAAAATCTACAATTGGTCGAGCTATATCGCGCCGGATACGCTGAAAAACTTTCAGCGCGACACCGGCGTGGCTTCCAGTTATGACGTCTATGACAGCAATGAAACCCTGGACGGCAAGTTGATGACCGGCAACTCGGGCTACGACGTGGTGTTTCCGTCCAACCACTTCATGGCGCGACAGATCCAGGGGGGCGCGTTGAAGAAACTGGACAAGAGCCAGTTGCCTAACTGGAAGAACCTCAACCCGGTGCTGCTCAAGGCGCTGGAGGTCAATGATCCTGGCAACCAGCATGGCTTCCCGTATCTGTGGGGCAGCACGGGTATCGGCTACAACATAGACAAGGTCAGGGCGGTGCTGGGAGAGGACGCGCCCCTGGATTCGTGGGACCTGATTTTCAAGCCGCAGTATATGGAGAAGCTCGCCAAATGCGGGGTGGCGATTCTTGATAATGGCCCGGAACTGTTGCCTGTCGCCCTGAACTATCTCGGGTTGCCCCACCACAGCAAGGACCCGGAAGATTACAAAAAAGCCGAGGCATTGCTGCTAAAAGTCCGGCCGTATATCAACTACTTCCACTCATCCAAGTACACCGGTGACCTGGCCAACGGCAATATCTGCGTGGCTGTCGGGTTCTCCGGGGATATTTTGCAAGCCGACAGCCGCGCAAAAGAGGCTAAAAATGGCATCAATATCGGGTATTCGGTACCCAAGGAAGGTTCACCCATCTGGTTCGACATGGTGGCCATGCCCGTGGATGCGCCGGACGAGAAGGCAGCCTACAGCTATATGAACTACTTGCTGCGCCCCGAGGCAATGGCAGAAATCACGAACTACGTGCATTACGCCAATGGCAATCAGCAGGCGGATGCCTTGGTCAACCCGCAGATCAAGGCCGACACCAAGGTGTATCCAACCCCCGCGATGATGGACACCCTGTTTGCGCTGCAAGCCATGCCCTTGAAAGTCGATCGGGTCCGCACGCGGGTGTGGACCCGAATCAAGGCCGGTGGCTGA
- a CDS encoding cupin domain-containing protein produces the protein MSITHFKNTAHMTLDASSPVAVPLGTPVAVTSVTCVECHDGVETGIWACTPGRWRRQIVQQEFCHFIQGRCTFTPDDGETLTIEAGDALMLPANSTGIWDIQETVRKTYVLIL, from the coding sequence ATGAGCATTACTCACTTTAAAAATACCGCCCACATGACGCTGGACGCGTCCTCACCCGTGGCGGTGCCGCTGGGCACCCCGGTGGCCGTGACTTCGGTGACCTGTGTCGAGTGTCATGACGGCGTCGAAACAGGCATCTGGGCGTGCACGCCCGGGCGCTGGCGCCGCCAGATCGTGCAGCAGGAGTTTTGTCACTTTATTCAGGGGCGCTGCACCTTCACCCCCGATGACGGTGAAACCCTGACGATAGAAGCGGGCGATGCACTGATGTTGCCTGCCAACAGCACCGGGATCTGGGATATCCAGGAAACCGTGCGCAAGACCTATGTATTGATCCTTTGA
- a CDS encoding NAD(P)/FAD-dependent oxidoreductase codes for MPAWRTISLWMDQLGDDLAPRPSLAHDLDVDVLIIGAGYTGLWTAYYLKQHAPELSVAIVEAQTAGFGASGRNGGWLMGNLLGEDRLLAGLSPQQRRESFGLLHGIIDEVQRVTEREGIDCDLRKGGALYCAARYPEQEASLRSYLASLYAQGLSETDYHWLNPAQLAQQIRVARPYGGIFTPHVATLHPARLVRGLARAVERLGVTIFEQSPVLEWRSGHARTARADVRCRWVVPAVEGYANTLPPLGRYQLPVQSLLVATEPLSESQWSDIGLSQGQAFSESSRQVTYGQRTVDNRLVFGARGGYQFAGRLRHNFDLTQSEIDLRRYLFGELFPQLKDVRISHAWGGNLGMSRRFQPHMLCDRQHGIALAGGYGGEGVGASHLGGRTLADLILQRDTLEVRQPWVLTGGGLGALKAWEPEPCRWLGYNAIIRSFVYEDQTLANPNSSPWRRQLASRLAGFMEGFMQ; via the coding sequence ATGCCTGCATGGCGCACTATCAGCCTGTGGATGGACCAGCTTGGGGACGATCTGGCACCACGGCCTTCGCTGGCCCATGACCTGGATGTCGATGTACTGATCATCGGCGCCGGTTATACCGGACTCTGGACCGCGTATTACCTCAAGCAGCACGCCCCTGAGCTGAGCGTTGCCATCGTCGAGGCACAAACAGCCGGGTTTGGTGCTTCGGGGCGTAACGGCGGCTGGTTGATGGGGAACTTGCTGGGTGAGGACCGGCTATTGGCAGGGCTTTCTCCTCAGCAGCGGCGTGAATCATTCGGCTTGCTGCATGGCATTATCGATGAAGTGCAGCGCGTTACTGAACGGGAAGGCATCGACTGCGATTTGCGCAAGGGGGGCGCGCTCTATTGCGCCGCGCGCTATCCCGAGCAAGAGGCCAGCTTGCGCAGTTATCTGGCTTCGCTCTACGCCCAGGGATTGAGCGAAACGGATTATCACTGGTTGAACCCGGCGCAACTGGCGCAGCAGATTCGTGTCGCACGGCCCTATGGCGGCATTTTTACCCCGCATGTGGCCACCCTTCATCCGGCCAGACTGGTGCGCGGCCTGGCACGTGCCGTTGAGCGGCTTGGGGTCACCATCTTTGAACAAAGCCCGGTTCTCGAGTGGCGCTCCGGTCATGCCCGTACGGCCAGGGCCGACGTCCGCTGCCGCTGGGTGGTGCCCGCGGTAGAAGGGTATGCCAACACGCTGCCGCCCTTGGGGCGTTATCAACTGCCGGTGCAAAGCCTGCTGGTGGCCACTGAACCGTTGTCCGAGAGCCAGTGGAGCGATATTGGCCTGTCGCAGGGGCAAGCCTTCAGCGAGAGCAGCCGACAAGTCACCTATGGCCAGCGTACGGTCGATAACAGGCTGGTGTTTGGCGCCCGGGGTGGCTATCAGTTTGCCGGACGCTTGCGGCACAACTTCGACCTGACTCAAAGTGAAATCGACCTGCGCCGCTACCTGTTTGGCGAACTGTTTCCGCAGCTCAAAGACGTACGCATCAGTCACGCCTGGGGCGGCAACCTGGGCATGTCCCGGCGTTTTCAGCCGCACATGCTGTGCGACCGGCAGCACGGTATTGCGCTGGCCGGTGGCTATGGCGGTGAGGGCGTGGGCGCGAGCCATCTGGGCGGGCGAACCCTGGCGGACTTGATCCTGCAACGCGACACCCTTGAGGTCCGGCAGCCCTGGGTGTTGACCGGTGGCGGCCTCGGAGCACTCAAGGCATGGGAACCGGAACCCTGCCGCTGGTTGGGTTACAACGCGATTATTCGTAGTTTTGTGTACGAAGACCAAACCTTGGCCAACCCGAACAGCTCGCCCTGGCGTCGGCAACTGGCCAGCCGTTTGGCCGGGTTTATGGAAGGTTTCATGCAGTAA
- a CDS encoding helix-turn-helix domain-containing protein produces the protein MSAPDDCPEQTRATGETVLRYHLCWKHRDLEGVMALYHPDVRYHDFFQNRMMVLDELREYVQLSMPREPDEALEHSDRIRLDGDTAFIQYRMTLRGSQGLVSFRASEAITVRDGLIWCVNEYASLVHEEAQNTVRPPSLRPAASRLGLSARQLSFMAQDLQTYFEQQQPFLDPDLDLQQVAKACGYTRNQMSYLLNQVLGQSFYRYVNQARLRHVLAAMDAARSPVKVDDVAFAAGFNSLSAFYSCFRQHTGQSPKAYARQISLRVRAQDSP, from the coding sequence ATGTCAGCCCCAGACGACTGCCCTGAGCAGACCCGCGCCACTGGCGAAACCGTGTTGCGTTATCACCTGTGCTGGAAACACCGGGACTTGGAAGGGGTGATGGCGCTGTACCACCCGGACGTGCGCTATCACGACTTTTTCCAGAACCGCATGATGGTACTCGATGAGCTGCGCGAGTACGTGCAATTGTCCATGCCCAGAGAACCCGACGAGGCGCTGGAGCATAGCGACCGCATTCGTCTGGATGGCGACACCGCATTCATTCAGTACCGCATGACCCTGCGAGGCAGCCAGGGTCTGGTGTCGTTCCGCGCCAGCGAAGCGATCACGGTGCGCGACGGGTTGATCTGGTGCGTGAATGAATATGCCTCTCTGGTCCACGAGGAGGCGCAAAATACCGTACGCCCGCCGTCGCTACGGCCTGCGGCAAGTCGATTGGGGCTGTCGGCACGGCAATTGAGTTTTATGGCTCAGGACCTGCAAACTTATTTTGAACAGCAACAACCCTTTCTCGATCCCGATCTGGACCTGCAGCAAGTGGCCAAGGCCTGCGGTTACACGCGTAACCAGATGTCGTATTTGCTGAACCAGGTGCTCGGACAAAGCTTTTACCGGTATGTGAACCAGGCACGATTGCGCCATGTGCTGGCGGCGATGGACGCGGCCCGGTCTCCGGTCAAAGTCGATGACGTGGCCTTCGCGGCGGGGTTCAATTCCCTGTCGGCGTTTTACAGCTGTTTCCGTCAGCACACCGGGCAGTCGCCCAAGGCCTACGCCAGGCAAATTTCTCTGCGGGTACGCGCGCAAGACTCGCCCTGA
- a CDS encoding DUF1652 domain-containing protein, translating to MNTSNSVNKVSFPNACQLMRWHFHPMGFEASMDAPRSMIARLFDRASGETLIAIAGIPCATVMNTGEVARIIQAVEDELESFVPPRAWQALA from the coding sequence ATGAACACATCAAACAGTGTCAACAAAGTTTCTTTTCCCAACGCCTGCCAACTGATGCGCTGGCATTTCCACCCCATGGGCTTCGAAGCCAGCATGGACGCCCCGCGCAGCATGATTGCCCGGCTGTTTGACCGTGCCAGCGGCGAAACCCTGATCGCCATTGCCGGTATCCCTTGTGCAACCGTCATGAATACCGGCGAAGTGGCCCGGATCATCCAGGCGGTGGAGGACGAGCTCGAAAGTTTCGTGCCACCCCGGGCATGGCAGGCGCTGGCTTGA
- a CDS encoding UvrD-helicase domain-containing protein, whose protein sequence is MPQHTPELPVELAPVTQLPLLKRLAARLFGSGLNRLRAQHAASWLQGQADGFRSGHSAGIDYGFQEGHAEGLEEGRQVLFISDTRAQELRAPGIDDNLFDDWRLPLTPELKKQIKADVAALLPAHAQPSAAQWKMIFSDTPSTSVVAGAGAGKSTSLVLRILLLTHYLGFELGSMTVVTFTRESRKDFISKLQEVFALWGRNLSLKEAREVVRTFHSRILPLVRSLPGYGQLQAFETLNSRSLFNDDDTDSNPFDLRINDAQRQQLNACYHGLYTRDERFRQALAPLCRHALQLKELERDHPDVQKRMAVTELAAKRDEELCDTLEDLWFAAGAWPIKGIEPNRETLEINGSHFHCHGYIPQLDAWVVLGFDPQENPQICRPGAKLSVRAEWAVKRTLFRAFCNKPLIWLENYDAAKRVIASLAGDASAGPGFDYKLKGELSSAPLLDSFVSAASFIENLGLDVAAAVGDMRFAKDDPDRFFFEALSLYWRALEDHLLAQTPPVMTYNRMFSLFGENTPQNFKLLSHEQLRPLSHLMIDEFQDVSPQIVSWLRASLREIRSRGPAMHVGRGAQRSSLLCVGDDWQSIYGWRGSSPKYFMAFNKEFPSPATTRVMLSDNFRSHQHIIDAAEHIVRAAPSIAGKRAKASGEPKELVPVTVLPRDEQDLATRLIEHYHAGDRILMLYRKSSDKTLIEKEIQSVVNVDSRLTPEDRRLKQLTYHSAKGLQADAVFLLGDCQHLTSSPYKNQVYRMAGLGKDGDPDPYDNAQKDEVLRLAYVGITRAVKHCYWYLEKQDAQGPNIPKASDRIPAGKAFFEDLRGVDTPLLANP, encoded by the coding sequence GTGCCGCAACACACCCCCGAACTGCCTGTCGAACTTGCCCCTGTCACTCAACTGCCATTGCTCAAGCGCCTGGCCGCACGATTGTTTGGCAGCGGCCTTAACCGTTTGCGCGCGCAACATGCGGCGTCCTGGTTGCAAGGTCAGGCGGACGGGTTTCGCAGCGGCCACAGCGCAGGGATTGATTACGGCTTCCAGGAGGGACATGCCGAGGGGCTGGAAGAGGGCCGCCAGGTGCTGTTTATCAGTGACACCCGTGCACAGGAGCTGCGAGCCCCCGGCATCGACGACAACCTCTTCGACGACTGGCGCTTGCCGCTGACCCCCGAACTGAAAAAGCAGATCAAGGCCGATGTGGCCGCGCTGCTGCCTGCCCATGCCCAGCCCAGTGCAGCCCAATGGAAGATGATCTTCAGTGATACACCGTCAACCTCCGTCGTGGCCGGGGCCGGGGCGGGCAAATCGACGTCACTGGTGCTGCGGATTCTATTGCTGACGCATTACCTGGGGTTTGAGCTCGGGTCGATGACGGTCGTGACCTTCACCCGTGAGTCGCGCAAGGATTTCATCAGCAAGTTGCAAGAGGTTTTTGCCCTGTGGGGCAGGAACCTGAGCCTTAAAGAGGCGCGGGAGGTGGTCCGTACCTTCCACTCGCGTATTTTGCCCCTGGTGCGCAGCCTGCCTGGTTACGGGCAGTTGCAGGCCTTCGAGACGCTCAATAGCCGCAGCCTGTTCAACGATGACGACACCGACAGCAACCCCTTTGACTTGCGTATCAATGATGCGCAGCGTCAGCAGCTCAATGCGTGCTATCACGGGCTGTATACCCGGGATGAGCGTTTTCGCCAGGCGCTTGCACCGTTGTGCCGGCATGCCCTGCAGCTCAAGGAACTGGAGCGCGATCACCCGGACGTGCAAAAGCGCATGGCAGTGACTGAGCTGGCCGCCAAGCGCGACGAAGAGTTGTGCGACACCCTTGAAGACCTGTGGTTTGCTGCAGGCGCCTGGCCCATCAAGGGCATCGAACCCAACCGCGAAACCCTGGAAATCAACGGTTCGCACTTCCACTGTCACGGCTATATCCCGCAACTGGATGCCTGGGTCGTGCTGGGCTTCGACCCGCAGGAAAACCCGCAGATCTGCCGCCCAGGCGCCAAGCTGAGTGTGCGGGCAGAGTGGGCGGTCAAGCGCACACTGTTTCGAGCTTTCTGTAACAAGCCTTTGATCTGGTTGGAAAACTATGACGCTGCTAAGCGCGTCATTGCCTCGCTGGCGGGGGATGCGAGCGCCGGGCCGGGGTTCGACTACAAGCTCAAGGGGGAACTGAGCTCGGCCCCCTTGCTCGACTCGTTTGTATCCGCGGCGAGCTTTATCGAGAACCTGGGGCTTGATGTGGCGGCAGCAGTCGGTGACATGCGCTTTGCCAAGGACGATCCGGACCGTTTCTTTTTCGAGGCCCTGAGTCTTTACTGGCGCGCTCTGGAAGATCACCTGTTGGCCCAAACCCCGCCGGTCATGACCTACAACCGCATGTTCTCGTTGTTTGGCGAGAACACGCCACAAAACTTCAAGCTCTTGAGTCACGAGCAGTTGCGGCCGTTGTCGCACTTGATGATCGATGAATTCCAGGACGTTTCGCCACAAATCGTGTCGTGGTTGCGGGCCAGTCTGCGGGAGATTCGCAGCCGGGGCCCTGCGATGCATGTCGGGCGGGGAGCCCAGCGTTCGTCATTGCTGTGCGTGGGGGATGACTGGCAGTCAATCTACGGCTGGCGTGGCAGCTCGCCGAAATATTTCATGGCGTTCAACAAAGAGTTCCCGTCGCCCGCCACGACCCGGGTCATGCTCAGCGACAACTTCCGCAGCCACCAGCACATCATTGATGCAGCCGAACATATCGTGCGCGCTGCGCCCTCGATTGCCGGAAAACGGGCCAAAGCCAGCGGCGAACCCAAGGAACTGGTGCCGGTGACGGTCTTGCCGCGTGACGAGCAGGATCTCGCCACACGCTTGATCGAGCATTACCATGCCGGTGATCGGATCTTAATGTTGTATCGAAAAAGCAGCGATAAAACATTGATTGAAAAGGAAATTCAATCTGTAGTTAATGTTGATTCTAGATTGACGCCTGAAGACCGCCGGCTCAAGCAACTGACGTATCACAGCGCCAAGGGCTTGCAGGCGGATGCAGTTTTCCTGCTGGGCGACTGCCAGCACCTGACATCTTCGCCGTACAAGAACCAGGTGTACCGGATGGCAGGTCTGGGCAAAGATGGCGATCCTGATCCGTACGATAACGCGCAAAAAGACGAAGTATTGCGCCTCGCTTATGTCGGCATCACACGGGCAGTCAAACATTGTTACTGGTACCTGGAGAAGCAGGATGCCCAAGGCCCCAACATCCCCAAGGCCTCTGATCGTATTCCCGCCGGCAAGGCATTTTTCGAGGATTTACGAGGGGTGGATACACCTCTTTTGGCGAACCCTTAA
- a CDS encoding pirin family protein — translation MLELRPFSTLGGANHGWLDAHHHFSFAEYYDPQRMNWGNLRVWNDDVIAPGTGFPKHPHRDMEIITYVREGAISHEDNLGNKGRTEAGDVQVMSAGTGIAHSEYNLEPIPTKIFQIWIIPNQQGDVPAWGAKPFPKDGRGGFVTLASGKQGDDESLRIRADARLVAANLKAGESAEYRLDSGRRAYLVPATGVIEINGLRASARDGVAIVDEAVLRVTAIEDSEIVLVDVA, via the coding sequence ATGCTTGAGCTCAGACCTTTCAGCACCCTGGGCGGTGCAAACCATGGCTGGTTGGACGCCCATCACCACTTTTCGTTCGCTGAGTACTACGACCCACAACGCATGAACTGGGGCAACCTGCGCGTGTGGAACGATGATGTCATCGCCCCGGGAACCGGTTTTCCAAAACACCCGCACCGTGACATGGAGATCATTACTTACGTTCGTGAAGGCGCGATCAGCCATGAGGACAACCTCGGCAATAAAGGCCGTACCGAAGCCGGTGACGTGCAGGTCATGAGCGCAGGCACCGGGATTGCCCACAGCGAGTACAACCTCGAGCCGATCCCTACCAAGATCTTTCAGATATGGATCATTCCCAATCAGCAGGGTGATGTACCTGCCTGGGGCGCCAAACCCTTCCCAAAAGACGGACGCGGAGGCTTTGTGACCCTGGCCAGCGGCAAGCAAGGTGACGACGAAAGCCTGCGAATTCGCGCCGATGCGCGACTGGTGGCAGCCAACCTCAAGGCCGGCGAAAGCGCGGAGTATCGACTGGACAGCGGCCGTCGTGCCTATCTGGTGCCCGCCACCGGAGTGATCGAGATCAATGGCCTGCGGGCCAGCGCCCGGGACGGTGTGGCCATCGTCGATGAAGCGGTGCTGCGGGTCACCGCGATCGAAGACAGCGAGATCGTGCTGGTGGATGTCGCCTGA
- the punC gene encoding purine nucleoside transporter PunC, with amino-acid sequence MKNSFGFTCYLAGLSMLGYLAMDMYLPAFGTLRSELQLSAGAVGASLSIFLAGFAFGQLLWGPLSDRLGRKPVLLAGLSLFALGCLGMLWVESTALLLSLRFIQAIGICAAAVTWQALVIDRYPADKANRVFAGIMPLMGLSPALAPLLGAVVLSHFGWQGIFAVLLGLAVMLIVPTLLLKEKARVTPLRVKSGVTYWQLLRTASFSGNVMIFAACSASFFAWLTASPFILGDMGYSPSDIGLSYAFPTLAFMLGGYGCRSALQYIKGRKLLPWLLLAYCASMAGLYWVATQTEPTLATLLIPFCLMALVNGASYPIVVANALMPFAENSGKAAALQNTLQLGLCFLGSLLVSSYISQPLQITVEVMLATAPLAVLGYLIQRRQARREALATR; translated from the coding sequence ATGAAGAACTCTTTTGGATTTACCTGTTATCTCGCCGGGCTCAGCATGCTGGGCTACCTGGCGATGGATATGTATTTGCCCGCTTTCGGTACCTTACGCAGTGAATTGCAGCTCTCGGCCGGTGCTGTGGGGGCAAGCCTGAGCATCTTTCTGGCGGGTTTTGCATTTGGACAGTTGTTGTGGGGCCCGTTGTCGGACCGTCTGGGCCGCAAGCCGGTCTTGCTGGCAGGCCTGTCGCTGTTTGCGCTGGGTTGCCTGGGGATGCTGTGGGTCGAGAGCACCGCGCTGCTCCTGAGCTTGCGGTTTATTCAGGCGATTGGCATTTGCGCCGCGGCCGTCACATGGCAGGCACTGGTGATTGACCGTTATCCGGCGGACAAGGCAAACCGGGTGTTCGCCGGCATCATGCCGTTGATGGGCCTGTCACCTGCACTGGCGCCGCTACTCGGTGCCGTGGTGCTGAGCCATTTTGGCTGGCAGGGCATATTCGCGGTACTGCTGGGGCTGGCGGTCATGCTGATCGTGCCCACGCTGTTGCTTAAAGAAAAAGCCCGTGTGACGCCTTTGCGGGTGAAGAGCGGGGTGACTTACTGGCAATTGCTGCGCACTGCCAGTTTCAGCGGCAATGTGATGATCTTTGCCGCTTGCTCGGCGAGCTTTTTCGCCTGGCTGACCGCTTCACCCTTCATTCTCGGTGATATGGGCTACAGCCCGAGCGATATCGGTCTGAGCTACGCGTTTCCGACCCTGGCCTTCATGCTGGGCGGTTATGGTTGCCGCAGCGCCTTGCAGTACATCAAGGGTCGCAAGCTCTTGCCCTGGCTGCTGCTGGCTTACTGCGCAAGCATGGCGGGGTTGTACTGGGTCGCCACACAAACCGAGCCGACGCTGGCCACTTTGTTGATTCCGTTTTGCCTGATGGCGCTGGTTAACGGGGCGAGCTATCCGATTGTGGTAGCAAATGCACTGATGCCGTTCGCGGAGAATTCCGGCAAGGCTGCGGCGCTGCAAAACACCTTGCAGTTGGGGTTGTGCTTTCTCGGTAGCCTGCTGGTGTCGAGTTATATCAGCCAGCCCTTGCAAATCACCGTGGAGGTGATGCTGGCCACGGCGCCGCTGGCAGTGCTGGGTTATCTGATACAACGTCGTCAGGCCCGCCGGGAAGCACTTGCTACCCGTTGA
- the punR gene encoding DNA-binding transcriptional activator PunR has translation MWSEYSLDVIDAVARHGSFSGAAQELHRVPSAVSYTVRQLEQWLAVPLFVRRHRDVELTPAGKMFVKEARDVMKKMLGTRRLCQQVANGWSGQLRVAVDSIIKQPRCQQMVIDFYRHFPDVELIVHYEVYNGVWDALVDGRTDIAIGATRAVPVAGSFAFRDMGFLHWLCVASPQHPLASIEGLLSDEQLRPYPSLCMDDTSRSLPKRDTWTLDNQRRMMVPDWSTGLGCLSDGLCVGMVPAHLAQPLIAQGQLVALHLQRPFPASPSCIAWAQNHHSPAMSWLLEYLGDTPTLSQEWLNESDVED, from the coding sequence ATGTGGTCAGAATACTCCCTGGATGTGATTGATGCCGTCGCCCGGCACGGCAGCTTCAGTGGCGCCGCGCAAGAGCTGCACCGCGTGCCTTCAGCCGTCAGCTATACCGTGCGCCAACTCGAACAGTGGCTCGCCGTACCGCTGTTTGTACGCCGTCATCGAGACGTCGAACTGACCCCGGCCGGCAAAATGTTTGTCAAGGAAGCCCGGGATGTCATGAAAAAAATGCTCGGCACACGGCGTTTGTGCCAGCAAGTGGCCAATGGCTGGAGCGGCCAGTTGCGGGTCGCGGTGGACTCCATCATCAAGCAGCCACGCTGCCAGCAGATGGTGATCGATTTCTATCGGCACTTCCCGGACGTGGAACTGATCGTTCACTACGAGGTGTACAACGGCGTTTGGGATGCACTGGTCGACGGCCGCACCGATATCGCTATCGGCGCTACCCGCGCGGTGCCGGTGGCGGGCAGCTTTGCCTTTCGCGACATGGGCTTCCTGCACTGGCTGTGCGTCGCCAGCCCGCAGCATCCGCTGGCATCGATTGAAGGGTTGCTGAGCGATGAACAACTGCGCCCCTACCCGTCCTTGTGCATGGACGACACCTCCCGCAGCCTGCCCAAGCGCGACACCTGGACCCTGGATAATCAACGGCGAATGATGGTACCCGACTGGTCAACCGGGCTGGGATGCCTGAGTGACGGCCTGTGCGTGGGCATGGTGCCCGCACACTTGGCCCAGCCCTTGATTGCACAAGGGCAACTGGTGGCGCTGCACTTGCAACGGCCCTTCCCGGCCAGCCCTTCGTGTATCGCCTGGGCCCAGAACCATCATTCGCCGGCCATGAGCTGGCTGCTGGAGTATCTGGGGGATACGCCGACCCTGAGCCAGGAATGGCTCAATGAAAGTGACGTCGAGGATTAG